A window of the Arachis duranensis cultivar V14167 chromosome 5, aradu.V14167.gnm2.J7QH, whole genome shotgun sequence genome harbors these coding sequences:
- the LOC107491627 gene encoding trihelix transcription factor DF1 yields the protein MEEEEEEEVVNATNSSEENNNSNKGREEEGGGGGDDGGDKMSFGGNRWPRQETLALLKIRSDMDSVFRDSTLKGPLWEEVSRKLGEIGYKRSAKKCKEKFENVYKYHKRTKEGRTGKSEGKTYKFFDQLQALENHNQFNTHPPPKSSQPLLPANPTLVYSSILPSTTVTAATTNNISSTTFAPHSFPNNNSMNLFSSPSSSPTSPSSSTASDEGLEERYKKKRKWKDYFRKLTRQVLAKQEEMQNRFLEAIDRRERERVAQEEAWRLQEMSRIANEHDVLVQERSTAAAKDAAVIALLHKLSGHETQSPQTQIQIQKQETIKAKNSSSSEIVERMSCSSSSRWPKGEVHALIRLRTSLDSKYMENGPKAPLWEDISGGMQRLGYNRSAKRCKEKWENINKYFKKVKESNKQRREDSKTCPYFHELEALYKDKISNNNNNTFGSFQNNMEPLMVQPEQQWRPPPEPNKDNNNASNEEEEEEYDDDGVEEEEEEEEGDSVGEEEEGLNRYQIVTNKVSSVDTVE from the exons atggaagaagaagaagaagaagaagtagtgaATGCAACAAATTCAAGTGAAgagaataataatagtaataagggaagagaagaagaaggtggtggtggtggcgaCGACGGCGGCGATAAGATGAGCTTTGGTGGAAACCGGTGGCCACGGCAAGAAACTTTGGCTCTCTTAAAGATAAGGTCAGATATGGATTCAGTGTTTCGTGATTCAACTCTCAAAGGTCCACTATGGGAAGAAGTTTCAAG GAAATTAGGAGAGATTGGATACAAGAGAAGTGCAAAGAAATGCaaagaaaaatttgagaatGTTTATAAGTATCACAAGAGAACCAAAGAAGGTAGAACTGGAAAATCTGAAGGAAAAACCTACAAGTTCTTTGATCAATTACAAGCACTTGAGAATCACAATCAATTCAATACACACCCTCCTCCAAAATCATCACAACCTCTTTTGCCAGCAAACCCTACTCTAGTCTATTCTTCGATATTGCCGTCAACAACCGTAACTGCAGCCACAACCAACAACATAAGTAGTACTACTTTTGCACCACATTCCTTTCCCAATAACAACAGCATGAACCTTTTCTCATCACCATCGTCGTCACCAACATCTCCATCATCCTCCACAGCTTCAGATGAAGGGTTGGAAGAGAGGtacaagaagaagaggaaatggAAGGACTACTTCAGGAAGCTGACTAGGCAAGTCCTTGCAAAGCAAGAGGAGATGCAAAATAGGTTCTTGGAAGCCATAgatagaagagaaagagaaagagtagcACAAGAAGAAGCTTGGAGGTTGCAAGAGATGTCAAGAATCGCCAATGAACACGACGTACTTGTGCAAGAGAGGTCAACAGCTGCGGCCAAAGATGCAGCTGTTATCGCTCTCTTGCACAAGTTATCCGGCCACGAAACACAATCACCACAGACACAGATACAGATACAGAAACAAGAGACAATTAAGGCAAAGAATAGTAGTAGTAGTGAAATAGTTGAAAGAATGAGTTGTTCTTCGTCTTCAAGGTGGCCAAAGGGTGAAGTTCATGCATTGATAAGGCTAAGAACAAGTCTTGATTCGAAGTACATGGAGAATGGACCAAAAGCTCCATTATGGGAGGATATATCAGGTGGAATGCAGAGATTAGGTTACAACCGAAGTGCGAAGAGATGCAAAGAGAAATGGGAGAATATAAACAAGTACTTCAAGAAAGTGAAGGAGAGTAACAAGCAAAGGCGTGAAGATAGCAAGACTTGTCCCTATTTTCATGAGCTTGAAGCTCTTTACAAAGACAAGattagcaacaacaacaacaacacctTTGGAAGTTTCCAGAATAATATGGAGCCTTTGATGGTTCAGCCTGAGCAACAATGGAGGCCACCACCTGAACCCAACaaggacaacaataatgcatcaaatgaagaagaagaagaagagtatgatgatgatggtgttgaagaagaagaagaagaagaagagggagatagtgttggagaagaagaagaaggattgAACCGTTATCAGATTGTGACAAATAAAGTTTCATCAGTGGACACAGTTGAATAA